One window of the Torulaspora delbrueckii CBS 1146 chromosome 6, complete genome genome contains the following:
- the OST2 gene encoding dolichyl-diphosphooligosaccharide-protein glycotransferase (similar to Saccharomyces cerevisiae OST2 (YOR103C); ancestral locus Anc_2.181), which translates to MSPKVKKAAVAAQTGSGTLKSKIPSSGTISKDFSDAFNVSLESYLSQVKKDNRLKLIDIFCVFLVAIALVQTVFMAMIRDTFPFNAFLAGFIVCVGQFVLLISLRLQIVDSFPGISKNRAFGEFVLASLVLHFISLHFIN; encoded by the coding sequence ATGTCACCAAAGGTCAAGAAAGCAGCTGTTGCAGCCCAGACTGGTTCTGGGACTTTAAAGAGCAAGATTCCGTCTTCCGGGACTATTTCTAAGGATTTCAGTGATGCCTTCAACGTTTCGCTAGAATCCTATCTGTCGCAGGTTAAGAAGGATAACCGCTTGAAGTTGATCGATATCTTTTGCGTTTTCCTGGTGGCGATCGCTTTAGTGCAGACCGTGTTTATGGCTATGATAAGAGATACTTTCCCATTCAATGCATTCTTGGCTGGGTTCATAGTATGTGTGGGACAGTTCGTACTACTGATAAGTTTGAGGTTGCAAATAGTCGATTCATTCCCTGGGATCTCAAAGAACAGAGCATTTGGCGAGTTTGTGTTAGCTAGCCTTGTTCTACATTTTATAAGTCTACATTTCATAAATTGA
- the AVT4 gene encoding Avt4p (similar to Saccharomyces cerevisiae AVT4 (YNL101W); ancestral locus Anc_2.177) has product MTYSKSSSSIDSPSAPKAAITIPNGKRTSFLQASSLATRRSSLSRSFQMMPGKPGKSFDSHVLVDVVSPNFKTQRPEEETEIINSLRKTFLSDNLKRDSSSSVGSPDENTARSMVTDVNTAATTESIDKSLTPTIARAGGDITRDIYKFATTNGENGGKGPKSMEDVSLAMESRRRQSTASGLNVPGGFRREYIVSKVRQQQQNLPTDYGTSHPSSPNSSLLPSPALPAEDIDKVPFLTRNFLEFLYVYGHFAGESFEDDFLSEDGNLPKSLGERSNLMLEEGRGGRLGTSLQSVKGNTPTMTAFFLLLKSFIGTGVLFLPNAFSNGGLSFSIVMLSFFGAYSYWCYFILIRAKKITGVTSFGDIGLRLFGPWMKFVILFSLVLTQIGFSGAYVIFTAENLKAFTKNVFLVSDVPISYFMIIQLIVFIPLSFIRNVSKLSLPSLLANFFVMAGLAIVLFFSTKHLVIDLGMRAADGVIVGFNQSRWSMFVGTAIFAFEGIGLIIPVQDSMRHPEKFPMVLALVIGSSTVLFITIASIGYLAYGSAIETVILLNLPQKNVFVNLIQFFYSLAIMLSTPLQLFPAIKIIENKVFPKFTKIYVKKDDDTTDIQLRPNSGKLNWKVKWLKNSVRAIIVALVILMAYYGADKLDKFVSIIGSFACIPLVYMYPPMLHLQSYSRPRSAGQKFPWRSIVDCVLIVFGGVSMCYTSYQSIFAS; this is encoded by the coding sequence ATGACTTattcaaagagttcatcatcaatagatTCGCCGTCTGCGCCAAAGGCTGCCATCACAATACCGAATGGTAAGAGAACTTCATTTCTCCAAGCGAGTTCCTTGGCTACAAGAAGGAGCTCTTTGTCCCgatcttttcaaatgatGCCTGGGAAACCAGGTAAGAGCTTTGACTCTCATGTTTTGGTAGATGTGGTTTCaccaaatttcaaaactCAACGCCCAGAGGAGGAAACTGAGATAATTAACAGTCTTCGAAAGACATTCCTGTCTGACAACTTAAAGAGAGATTCCAGTTCTTCGGTGGGTAGTCCCGACGAAAATACAGCAAGAAGTATGGTAACGGATGTCAACACGGCTGCAACTACCGAGTCAATTGACAAGTCTCTGACACCGACAATCGCGCGTGCTGGAGGTGATATTACAAGAGATATTTACAAGTTTGCTACCACGAACGGTGAGAATGGTGGAAAAGGTCCTAAATCTATGGAAGATGTTAGTTTAGCCATGGAGAGCCGGAGACGGCAGTCCACCGCAAGTGGTCTTAACGTTCCTGGAGGTTTCAGAAGGGAATATATTGTGAGTAAGGTGAgacagcagcagcagaatCTACCAACTGATTACGGTACAAGCCACCCAAGTTCACCTAATAGCTCACTTCTTCCGTCGCCTGCTCTACCAGCTGAGGATATTGACAAGGTACCCTTTCTAACGAGGAATTTCTTGGAGTTCCTCTACGTTTACGGACATTTCGCAGGTGAATCTTTCGAAGATGACTTTTTATCAGAGGACGGTAACTTACCCAAGAGCCTTGGGGAGAGGTCAAATTTGATGCTGGAAGAAGGTAGAGGAGGTAGATTGGGTACTTCGCTTCAATCTGTCAAAGGTAATACCCCAACCATGACAGCTTTTTTCCTTCTATTGAAATCATTCATTGGTACCGGTGTGCTTTTCCTCCCAAACGCTTTCTCTAATGGTGGATTGTCATTCTCGATCGTTATGCTGTCCTTTTTCGGAGCATACTCCTACTGGTGTTATTTCATATTGATCAGAGCTAAGAAAATCACTGGGGTGACTTCTTTTGGTGATATTGGTCTCAGACTCTTTGGCCCGTGGATGAAGTTTGTCATTTTGTTTTCGTTGGTTTTAACTCAAATAGGGTTTTCTGGTGCTTATGTTATATTCACCGCAGAAAACCTGAAAGCATTTACCAAAAACGTCTTTCTAGTGTCTGACGTACCGATTTCATACTTTATGATCATTCAACTGATCGTCTTTATCCCATTATCATTCATCAGAAATGTGTCGAAGCTATCACTACCTTCTCTACTGGCGAACTTCTTCGTCATGGCCGGTTTGGCGATTGTACTATTTTTCAGTACTAAGCATTTAGTAATCGATTTGGGCATGAGAGCTGCAGATGGCGTCATCGTGGGATTCAACCAAAGCCGGTGGTCAATGTTCGTTGGTACCGCTATCTTTGCCTTTGAAGGTATCGGCTTGATTATTCCAGTGCAAGACTCGATGAGACACCCAGAAAAATTCCCAATGGTTCTGGCCTTAGTGATCGGAAGCTCCACGGTActtttcatcaccattgCATCGATTGGATACTTGGCTTACGGCTCAGCGATCGAGACAGTGATTCTCCTTAACTTGCCTCAAAAGAATGTTTTCGTGAATCTGATCCAATTCTTTTACTCACTTGCCATCATGCTGTCCACACCTCTACAGCTTTTCCCGGCCAtcaagatcattgaaaacaAAGTATTTCCCAAATTCACGAAGATATAcgtcaagaaagatgatgatacGACAGATATTCAGCTGCGTCCGAATTCCGGCAAGTTAAATTGGAAAGTGAAATGGCTTAAGAATTCTGTCAGGGCCATAATCGTTGCCCTGGTTATCCTAATGGCGTATTACGGAGCAGATAAATTGGACAAGTTCGTTTCAATCATAGGATCCTTTGCCTGTATCCCATTGGTGTACATGTATCCGCCAATGCTCCATCTACAGAGTTACAGTCGACCAAGATCAGCTGGTCAGAAATTTCCTTGGAGATCAATCGTTGACTGCGTTTTGATCGTGTTTGGTGGCGTCAGCATGTGCTACACCTCCTATCAGAGCATATTTGCGAGCTAA
- the POL1 gene encoding DNA-directed DNA polymerase alpha catalytic subunit POL1 (similar to Saccharomyces cerevisiae POL1 (YNL102W); ancestral locus Anc_2.176): MSGQNERLEKLKKLRAARNGIQLPNDEEDDRLYDEIDEHEYRSRKRQELLRDDFVVDDDGLGYVDRGVEEDQEDYSEEELDEQGEESAIEKKKSTKKQKDKNSIGNLLRVQQNKEILSGRAAQLKTKNVAIDEFDDILGEFDNDVVVKVKPNLRMKLPSSPTRPSNKPNPSSRIGHSASKRRIDNDSSYNNDIQLDSSPLKSRKVDDQDYMNELMKNLENSPMSKRSVSSLRVTQAEKIVEDDDSDDEIIFGRRTLRSVAATRQININSSSNAPSSPFVTAPSTPAISRKADLRKGLNSSPEPLTIGRARYEKDQVVDPSSGNFKMFWLDYCEVDNSLVLFGKIKTNDNKLVSGMVQIKGLCRELYFLPREGKTPQDVHEEIIPLLLGKYGIDTLRSKPERMKYCFELPEVPRESDYLKVLLPFDTPKSKYDTIPSDLSSDTFHHVFGGNANIFETFAIQKKIMGPCWLEFKNGDFNALQNASNCALEVVVNNPQDILPLDIKNVPGLDAISLAVQTVMNQKDNKQEIVSMTICTYKDISLDSPIPENLKPDSIVTLVRPPRGSSFPVGFAKLAREKLKGQVRCFNNEKLLLSCFCAMLKLSDPDVIIGHRLGSVYLDVLAHRLHDLNIPTFNALGRRARKQWPDRFGKNNSNMNHFYVQELMCGRLVCDIANEMGQSLTPKCQSWDLAEMYQITCGVDHKPVDINYQSAEYQEDGNCLAMALGENIENSIITAEVSFRIQLLSLTKQLTNLAGNAWSQTLGGTRAGRNEYILLHEFSRNGYIVPDKETNKTRAQRARKQEEALVDGEPPDAIPSSKKAKYQGGLVFEPEKGLHKNYVLVMDFNSLYPSIIQEFNICFTTVDRNLEDADELPNAPVDKKEQGVLPRLLANLVQRRREVKKIMASESDPHKRVQCDIRQQALKLTANSMYGCLGYVNSRFYAKPLAMLVTNKGREILMNTRQLAESMSLLVVYGDTDSVMIDSGCDSYTGALEIGNNFKKLVNERYRLLEIDIDNVFKKLLLHAKKKYAALNASLDKNGKEHTVLEVKGLDMKRREYCPLSKDVSVHVLNTILSDQDPETALQRTYEYLEGIRNQVEQNEIRMDRYKINTKLSKDPGAYPGGKNMPAVQVALRMRKNGRVVKAGTVITFVITKQEEKETGQKEAMLPIAERARALNEVMVKGNGLKPDPEYYLEKQIFGPVERLLERIESFDIVRLSEALGLDSRRYMNRGGSNETNGSGINGLQPLESTIPDTERFKDAANLKLNCPNCSATFDFGGIVASNYYSMSYNGLQCKKCEHLFAPLQINSQLERSIRSHISLYYAGWLQCDDPTCGNVTRQISVFGKRCLNDGCTGVMRYRYSDKKLYNQLLYFDSLFNCEKNKNCELKPLYHTGDRDFPQEKLNESSIKALTEQNRNLFESNRSVVQKYLSDCARRYVDMGSIFDFMQQR; this comes from the coding sequence ATGAGTGGTCAAAATGAAAGATTAGAGAAGCTTAAGAAGCTGAGGGCTGCTCGTAATGGTATCCAGCTGCCcaatgatgaggaagatgacagGTTGTATGACGAGATTGATGAACACGAATACAGAAGTAGGAAACGTCAGGAACTTCTTCGCGATGattttgttgttgatgatgatggcTTGGGCTATGTGGATCGTGGTGTGGAAGAGGATCAGGAAGATTATAGTGAAGAGGAGCTGGACGAGCaaggtgaagaaagtgccattgagaagaaaaagtcAACCAAAAAGCAGAAGGATAAGAACTCCATTGGTAATTTACTTCGTGTACAGCAAAACAAGGAGATTCTATCTGGCAGAGCTGCTCAGTTGAAGACCAAGAATGTAGCcattgatgaattcgaTGATATTCTAGGTGAGTTTGATAACGATGTCGTTGTCAAAGTCAAGCCAAActtgaggatgaaattgcCCTCTTCCCCAACAAGGCCGTCAAATAAACCGAACCCCTCATCTAGAATCGGTCATAGCGCCAGTAAAAGACGGATTGATAATGATTCTAGCTATAACAATGATATCCAGTTGGATTCTTCGCCCCTCAAGTCACGTAAAGTGGATGACCAAGATTATATGAACGAGCtcatgaaaaatttggaaaattcTCCAATGAGCAAGAGGTCCGTGTCCTCATTGAGAGTAACGCAAGCAGAAAAGATAGtcgaggatgatgatagtgacgatgaaatcatttttgGTAGGAGAACTTTGAGAAGTGTCGCTGCCACGCGGCAGATTAATATCAACTCCAGCTCAAATGCCCCTAGTTCACCATTTGTCACGGCACCCAGTACACCAGCGATTAGTCGAAAAGCCGACTTAAGAAAAGGTCTCAACTCTTCGCCAGAGCCATTGACGATTGGAAGGGCTAGATATGAAAAAGACCAAGTGGTGGACCCAAGCAGCggaaatttcaaaatgttcTGGCTTGATTATTGCGAAGTTGACAATTCATTAGTGCTCTTCGGTAAGATTAAGACAAATGATAATAAACTGGTTTCTGGGATGGTCCAGATTAAAGGACTATGCAGGGAACTGTACTTTCTCCCCCGTGAAGGTAAGACCCCGCAGGATGTGCACGAGGAAATTATCCCGCTACTATTGGGAAAATACGGTATAGATACTCTTCGTTCCAAGCCCGAAAGGATGAAATACTGCTTTGAACTTCCAGAGGTTCCACGCGAATCTGATTACCTCAAGGTGCTTTTGCCATTCGATACTCCAAAGAGCAAATATGACACGATACCTTCTGATTTATCTAGTGACACTTTTCATCATGTTTTTGGAGGCAATGCTAATATATTCGAGACTTTCgcaattcaaaagaagataatgGGGCCATGCTGGTTGGAGTTCAAAAACGGAGACTTTAACGCCCTGCAAAATGCTTCAAACTGCGCACTGGAAGTAGTGGTGAATAATCCACAAGACATACTGCCATTGGACATCAAGAACGTACCGGGCTTAGATGCTATATCACTGGCAGTGCAGACTGTAATGAATCAGAAGGACAACAAGCAAGAAATCGTCTCAATGACAATTTGCACTTACAAAGATATCTCCTTAGACTCTCCCATACCTGAAAACCTCAAGCCTGACAGCATTGTAACACTCGTTAGGCCACCAAGAGGCTCCAGTTTCCCGGTGGGTTTTGCAAAACTGGCGAGGGAAAAGCTTAAAGGTCAGGTCCGTTGTTTTAACAATGAAAAGCTCTTACTTTCTTGCTTTTGTGCCATGCTTAAACTTTCCGATCCCGATGTTATCATAGGCCACCGTTTAGGAAGTGTTTACTTGGATGTCCTAGCTCACAGACTGCATGACCTTAACATTCCAACTTTTAATGCGCTAGGTCGGCGTGCCAGGAAGCAATGGCCAGAtcgatttggaaagaataaTTCTAACATGAACCATTTTTACGTACAAGAATTGATGTGCGGAAGACTTGTATGTGACATTGCCAACGAAATGGGTCAATCATTAACTCCCAAATGTCAAAGTTGGGATCTTGCTGAAATGTATCAAATCACTTGTGGAGTCGATCACAAACCGGTTGACATTAATTATCAAAGTGCAGAATATCAGGAAGATGGCAACTGTTTAGCTATGGCACTAGGTGAGAACATTGAAAACTCCATCATCACAGCTGAAGTCTCATTTAGAATTCAGTTGTTGTCCCTAACCAAACAGCTGACAAATTTGGCTGGTAATGCCTGGTCGCAGACTTTGGGTGGTACCAGGGCTGGTAGAAATGAGTACATTCTTTTGCATGAGTTTTCAAGGAATGGCTACATCGTTCCAGATAAAGAGACAAATAAAACAAGAGCACAAAGGGCAAGGAAACAGGAAGAAGCTTTGGTTGATGGTGAACCGCCGGATGCTATTCCCAGCTCAAAAAAGGCGAAGTATCAAGGTGGTCTAGTTTTTGAACCTGAGAAGGGCCTGCACAAGAATTATGTGCTAGTTATGGACTTCAATTCCTTGTATCCATCTAtcattcaagaattcaataTTTGCTTTACAACGGTGGATAggaatcttgaagatgcCGATGAGCTACCTAACGCGCCCGTTGATAAGAAAGAGCAAGGTGTTTTACCTCGTTTGCTGGCCAACTTGGTCCAGCGTCGTCGAGAAGTCAAGAAGATTATGGCTAGTGAATCTGACCCACACAAGCGTGTTCAGTGTGATATAAGGCAACAGGCTCTGAAACTAACAGCTAACTCCATGTATGGTTGTTTGGGTTATGTGAACAGTAGATTTTATGCCAAGCCTCTCGCCATGCTTGTCACTAACAAAGGTAGAGAGATTTTAATGAATACTAGACAGCTCGCCGAGAGCATGAGCCTCCTAGTTGTCTACGGTGATACCGATTCCGTTATGATTGACAGTGGTTGCGACAGTTACACAGGCGCCTTGGAGATTGGTAataatttcaagaaactggtCAATGAAAGGTACAGATTGTTAGAGATTGACATCGATAACGTTTTTAAGAAGCTATTACTTCATGCCAAAAAGAAGTATGCGGCACTTAATGCCTCCCTCGACAAAAATGGTAAAGAACATACCGTTTTAGAAGTCAAAGGTCTCGATATGAAGCGTCGTGAATATTGTCCGCTATCTAAAGATGTTTCTGTTCATGTGCTGAACACAATTTTATCCGATCAGGATCCTGAAACGGCTCTCCAACGGACGTATGAGTATTTGGAAGGAATCAGAAACCAAGTGGAACAGAACGAGATAAGGATGGATCGCTATAAGATTAACACGAAACTATCAAAGGACCCCGGAGCATATCCCGGTGGTAAGAACATGCCAGCAGTTCAAGTGGCCCTTAGAATGAGAAAGAATGGTCGTGTGGTTAAAGCAGGAACTGTCATTACGTTTGTGATAACGAAGCAAGAGGAGAAAGAGACGGGACAGAAAGAAGCCATGCTTCCAATAGCTGAAAGAGCACGCGCCTTAAATGAGGTCATGGTCAAAGGAAACGGTTTGAAACCTGATCCGGAATATTACCTTGAGAAACAGATATTCGGTCCTGTGGAAAGATTGCTGGAAAGAATCGAAAGTTTCGACATTGTCCGTTTGAGTGAAGCTCTCGGTCTAGACAGCAGGAGGTATATGAACAGGGGCGGTAGTAATGAGACAAACGGAAGCGGAATCAATGGTCTGCAACCTTTAGAAAGTACCATCCCGGATACtgaaagattcaaagacGCGGCAAACTTAAAATTGAACTGTCCCAATTGTAGCGCCACCTTTGACTTTGGTGGAATAGTTGCCTCTAACTACTACTCGATGTCCTACAATGGATTGCAATGCAAGAAGTGTGAGCACCTTTTCGCTCCTCTGCAGATCAACAGTCAATTGGAAAGAAGTATCAGATCACATATCTCACTTTATTATGCAGGATGGCTGCAATGCGATGACCCTACGTGTGGCAACGTGACAAGGCAGATATCTGTCTTTGGCAAGCGGTGTCTCAACGACGGCTGTACTGGTGTCATGAGATACAGATACTCtgacaagaaactttatAATCAGCTGCTTTACTTCGATTCATTATTCAACTGCGAGAAAAACAAGAACTGCGAGCTGAAACCACTATACCACACCGGTGACAGGGACTTTCCACAAGAGAAGCTCAACGAATCCTCGATCAAGGCCCTCACAGAACAGAACAGAAATCTGTTCGAAAGTAACCGCTCCGTGGTCCAAAAATACCTGAGCGACTGCGCCAGACGATACGTCGACATGGGCAGCATATTCGACTTCATGCAACAGCGATAG
- the PHO23 gene encoding Pho23p (similar to Saccharomyces cerevisiae PHO23 (YNL097C); ancestral locus Anc_2.183), producing the protein MSVPANLYPGLNDIVDVLEEFPLETSRYFTLLHEIDAKCVHSTPSLNEKIDTFMKADDNVDRRQLLSHMNGLFEELMPSLEEKMHVSSIMLESLQKLTSRLELAYEVAIKNQEIPSSLRLGVDNHPAMHLHHELMEKIDAKSGATGGGSSNGLKTSQALRSESRREAMVANKKQTTSNIPQEPTDDYTETEARKRAPAASNGSGPDTKKPKRRANVSTVTINRTGDTQEDPDLLQAKTNEYGEPLYCYCNQVAYGEMVGCDGANCELEWFHLPCIHLDHIPKGKWYCDDCKKRKV; encoded by the coding sequence ATGAGTGTCCCAGCTAACCTGTATCCTGGTCTAAACGATATTGTGGACGTGCTAGAAGAGTTCCCCTTGGAAACTTCGAGATATTTCACTTTGTTACATGAGATAGATGCCAAATGTGTGCATTCGACCCCGAGTCTTAATGAAAAGATAGATACATTTATGAAGGCAGACGATAACGTAGATCGGAGACAACTGCTTAGCCATATGAATGGCCTATTCGAGGAATTGATGCcttctcttgaagaaaaaatgcATGTGTCTTCGATCATGTTAGAATCATTGCAAAAGCTAACTTCAAGGCTAGAGTTGGCTTATGAAGTGGCCATAAAGAACCAGGAGATCCCATCCAGTCTGCGGCTTGGGGTGGATAACCACCCGGCCATGCATTTACACCACGAATTGATGGAAAAGATAGATGCCAAGTCCGGTGCTACCGGTGGTGGTAGTTCCAATGGCTTAAAGACATCACAAGCACTAAGAAGTGAATCCAGAAGAGAGGCTATGGTTGCAAACAAGAAACAAACGACTTCTAATATACCACAAGAACCGACAGACGATTATACCGAGACAGAGGCCAGAAAGAGAGCACCAGCTGCTTCAAATGGATCAGGACCCGATACAAAGAAACCTAAGAGACGAGCTAACGTAAGCACGGTGACAATAAACCGCACAGGGGACACCCAGGAGGACCCGGACCTACTGCAAGCCAAAACAAACGAGTATGGTGAACCATTGTATTGCTACTGTAACCAAGTTGCCTACGGTGAAATGGTAGGCTGCGATGGAGCCAATTGCGAGCTCGAATGGTTTCATTTACCGTGCATTCATCTCGATCATATCCCAAAGGGCAAGTGGTACTGTGATGACTGCAAAAAGAGAAAGGTTTAG
- the TDEL0F01360 gene encoding uncharacterized protein (similar to Saccharomyces cerevisiae RAS2 (YNL098C) and RAS1 (YOR101W); ancestral locus Anc_2.182), protein MSMNKSNIREYKLVVVGGGGVGKSALTIQLIQSHFVDEYDPTIEDSYRKQVVIDDKVTILDILDTAGQEEYSAMREQYMRTGEGFLLVYSVTSRTSFDELMTYYQQIQRVKDVEYVPVVVVGNKSDLEEERQVAYEDGLNMAKQINAPFLETSAKQAVNVDEAFYTLVRLVREGGGSYNKHSKRNTTPANANAGGSSVVNSHENDASLAAANNNPDLTSQTQSNLKSQANATHKGQHSNVGQQNVQANQGQTATSAGNNAKQSRAQQSSKNNDSSKDSGKSGCCTIC, encoded by the coding sequence ATGTCCATGAATAAGTCGAATATTAGAGAATATAAGttagttgttgttggtggAGGTGGTGTCGGTAAGTCTGCTCTGACGATACAATTGATTCAATCTCATTTTGTGGATGAATATGACCCAACTATAGAGGACTCCTACCGTAAGCAGGTGgtcattgatgataaagtcaCTATCTTGGATATATTGGATACTGCaggtcaagaagaatattcCGCGATGAGAGAACAGTACATGAGGACTGGTGAAGGGTTCTTACTGGTGTACTCGGTCACTTCGAGGacttcttttgatgaactgaTGACTTATTACCAGCAAATTCAAAGGGTTAAGGATGTCGAGTATGTTCCTgtagttgttgttggtaaCAAATCGGATCTTGAGGAAGAGAGACAAGTCGCGTATGAGGATGGGTTAAACATGGCCAAGCAGATCAATGCACCTTTCCTTGAGACCTCAGCTAAGCAAGCTGTTAATGTTGACGAGGCGTTTTATACTTTGGTTCGTCTAGTTAGAGAAGGAGGTGGCTCTTACAACAAGCACTCAAAACGTAACACCACACCCGCCAATGCAAACGCTGGGGGTTCTAGTGTGGTTAATTCCCATGAGAACGATGCCAGTCTCGCTGCTGCTAATAACAACCCTGATTTAACCTCTCAAACTCAATCCAATCTGAAATCACAGGCGAATGCCACCCACAAGGGCCAACACAGTAACGTGGGCCAACAAAATGTCCAGGCGAACCAGGGTCAAACTGCGACATCCGCTGGTAACAATGCTAAGCAGAGCAGAGCGCAACAATCATCAAAAAATAACGATTCTTCTAAAGACTCTGGTAAATCTGGTTGCTGCACTATTTGTTAA
- the MIC27 gene encoding Mic27p (similar to Saccharomyces cerevisiae YNL100W; ancestral locus Anc_2.178) — protein sequence MKYSFYPSHQEDAERHEGPIIPAMVQNSPEMISTTLPTGNQVTQSLQLTKNFRRWRNLLINKIDGLRAEWETQKSAARNEIDSANEYLERNVFTDTYENRELVVPSAILSLGAFFSGRVLSNPNNWGKSNNILAGRPSILGKVCTSIPSRLLLPFLLAGTVFTQLTPVTANNIWTTFEKDALPKKFTDDSHRLWKEYYVDGLLKGKQNLCRAVNEKLQQNVKFVRENISDRLK from the coding sequence atgaaatattCTTTTTATCCTTCGCACCAAGAAGATGCTGAAAGACACGAGGGCCCTATTATCCCTGCGATGGTTCAAAATTCGCCAGAGATGATTAGTACGACCCTTCCTACTGGTAACCAAGTGACCCAGTCGTTACAACTCACAAAGAATTTCCGTCGTTGGAGAAACTTATTAATAAATAAGATTGATGGGCTGAGAGCTGAATGGGAAACGCAAAAGAGCGCAGCTAggaatgaaattgattctGCAAATGAGTATCTGGAAAGAAATGTGTTTACTGATACCTATGAGAATAGAGAATTAGTTGTCCCATCTGCAATTCTATCACTTGGAGCATTCTTTAGTGGAAGAGTGTTGAGTAATCCCAATAATTGGGGAAAAAGCAATAATATTCTAGCAGGTCGCCCGTCAATCCTTGGCAAGGTCTGCACTAGTATTCCTTCTAGATTGTTGTTGCCATTTCTGCTGGCCGGTACGGTCTTTACGCAATTGACTCCCGTGACAGCCAACAATATCTGGACaacttttgagaaagatgcATTGCCCAAGAAATTTACGGACGACAGTCACCGTCTGTGGAAAGAGTACTACGTCGATGGTCTACTTAAAGGGAAGCAGAATCTTTGCAGAGCTGTGAACGAGAAATTGCAGCAGAATGTTAAGTTCGTGAGAGAAAATATAAGCGACCGCTTAAAATAA
- the OCA1 gene encoding putative tyrosine protein phosphatase OCA1 (similar to Saccharomyces cerevisiae OCA1 (YNL099C); ancestral locus Anc_2.180), which yields MDSLVDKNSDKPEELEIDGYLDERDNEDYEDAGEEEDNLYINEETESGREQVLISHGPQKRIVPPLNFCPVERYLYRSGQPSPVNFPFLLNLNLRTIIWLANEEPQDSLLEFCDAHDIRLQFAAINPDGGEDDNPWDGLTEHSIINALKTIVDQDNYPLLVCCGMGRHRTGTVIGCLRRIMGWNLASVSEEYRRFTGSRGGRILVELLIEAFDTNLVEIDRKRAPSWLLTAREQTFVLGNTI from the coding sequence ATGGATAGTTTGGTAGATAAAAATAGTGATAAGCCTGAGGAGTTGGAAATTGATGGTTATTTGGACGAGAGGGACAACGAAGACTATGAGGACGCCGGCGAAGAGGAGGACAATTTATATATCAATGAGGAAACAGAGTCGGGGCGGGAACAAGTGCTTATTTCACACGGACCTCAGAAACGTATAGTACCaccattgaatttttgtCCGGTGGAGAGATACCTATATCGATCGGGACAGCCTTCGCCGGTGAACTTTCCCTTCCTACTGAACCTAAATCTTAGAACAATCATTTGGCTGGCGAATGAGGAGCCCCAAGACTCTCTGTTGGAGTTCTGTGATGCGCATGATATCCGTTTGCAATTCGCAGCGATAAATCCTGATGGAGGGGAGGATGATAACCCATGGGATGGGCTAACAGAGCACTCTATTATAAATGCCCTCAAGACTATTGTGGATCAAGATAACTACCCCCTGTTAGTTTGTTGCGGAATGGGCAGACACCGTACGGGAACAGTGATTGGATGCCTACGACGTATTATGGGCTGGAATCTGGCAAGTGTCTCGGAGGAGTATAGACGGTTTACTGGTAGCCGAGGAGGCAGAATTTTGGTAGAGTTGCTcattgaagcttttgatACAAATTTGGTTGAGATTGATCGCAAAAGAGCACCTAGTTGGTTACTCACGGCGAGGGAACAGACCTTTGTACTTGGCAATACAATATAG